Proteins co-encoded in one Marinobacter gudaonensis genomic window:
- a CDS encoding PilT/PilU family type 4a pilus ATPase, with protein sequence MEFEKLLRLMVEKGGSDLFITAGVPPSMKVNGKVLPVTKNALTPEQTREFVYGAMNDKQRAEFEETHECNFAISARGIGRFRVSAFFQRNLCGMVLRRIEVKIPQIDDLALPEVIKDLAMTKRGLIMFVGATGTGKSTSLAAMLGHRNRNSRGHIISIEDPIEFVHQHQGCIVTQREVGIDTESFEVALKNTLRQAPDVILIGEVRTRQTMEYSVQFAETGHLCLATLHANNANQALDRIIQFFPPEQHNQIWMDLSLNLKAIVAQQLVPTPDGKGRKAVIEVLINTPLVADLIRKGEVHRLKELMAKSNESGMQTFDQALYRLYAEGSITYEDALAHADSANDLRLMIKLGADAQGADKLSSTVDKLSIQDD encoded by the coding sequence ATGGAATTCGAAAAACTGTTACGGCTGATGGTGGAAAAGGGCGGTTCAGACCTGTTTATTACCGCAGGTGTGCCACCGAGCATGAAAGTGAACGGGAAGGTTCTGCCGGTCACCAAGAACGCGCTGACGCCGGAGCAGACGAGGGAGTTTGTCTACGGCGCCATGAATGACAAACAGCGCGCCGAGTTCGAGGAAACCCACGAGTGTAACTTTGCCATCAGCGCCCGCGGCATTGGCCGATTCCGGGTATCCGCGTTTTTCCAGCGCAACCTGTGCGGCATGGTGCTGCGCCGGATCGAGGTAAAGATTCCGCAGATTGATGACCTGGCGCTGCCAGAGGTTATCAAGGACCTGGCCATGACCAAGCGCGGTCTGATCATGTTCGTGGGCGCTACCGGCACCGGTAAGTCCACCTCACTGGCGGCCATGCTGGGGCACCGGAACCGCAACAGTCGCGGTCACATTATCTCCATCGAGGATCCGATCGAATTCGTGCACCAGCACCAGGGTTGTATTGTCACCCAGCGCGAGGTGGGGATCGATACCGAGAGCTTCGAGGTGGCCCTGAAGAACACCCTGCGGCAGGCGCCGGACGTTATCCTGATCGGTGAGGTACGGACCCGCCAGACCATGGAGTACTCGGTGCAGTTTGCCGAGACCGGCCACCTGTGTCTGGCTACCCTGCACGCCAACAACGCCAACCAGGCGTTGGACCGGATCATCCAGTTTTTCCCGCCGGAGCAGCATAACCAGATCTGGATGGACTTGTCCCTGAACCTCAAGGCCATTGTAGCCCAGCAGCTGGTGCCCACCCCCGACGGTAAGGGCCGCAAAGCGGTCATCGAGGTGCTGATCAACACCCCGCTGGTGGCGGATCTGATCCGCAAGGGTGAGGTGCACCGGCTCAAGGAGCTGATGGCCAAATCCAACGAATCCGGCATGCAGACCTTTGACCAGGCACTTTATCGGCTGTACGCCGAGGGCTCGATTACTTATGAGGATGCACTGGCACACGCGGATTCCGCGAACGATCTGCGCTTGATGATCAAGCTGGGTGCTGATGCCCAGGGAGCCGACAAGTTGTCTTCCACCGTGGACAAGCTGTCGATTCAGGATGACTGA
- a CDS encoding OmpP1/FadL family transporter yields MRQISPMLARAIRFATLAAVAVPATALAGGFSLNEQSASAMGTANAGAAANPENATTVLFNPAGMSQLSGTNISFGAAVLDIDAEARENTISATRQNPAVPVQPATTGGDIADPAVLPNFYLTHEVSDTIDVGFGIHAPYGLAADYDDGFAGRFFADKTELTAIAFTPSISVSNGNGLSMGAGINLIYAEGRLTRYQDLSGIAGPAALALDEPYADIEGDDIGATFRVGFLYEISEMTQIGLSAQTGTELDLKGDATISDFPVLSSPGQTTTLTEKVRVPLAIPESATLGLRHRFNDEFTVLAGATYAKWSRFEELDIISRRESPGEVSSVSGYPYINHVTEKWQNTWQFNLGGIWQATPEWALKAGYAWDESPVNEQYVTARIPSEDRHWLTLGAQWKDVSTGWTVDAAVGTLLFSGDADVDDREYTHQNPTQPATPARYQGSYDLSALSAAVEVSKAF; encoded by the coding sequence ATGCGCCAGATATCGCCAATGCTTGCACGTGCCATACGCTTCGCCACTCTGGCTGCCGTTGCAGTCCCCGCCACCGCACTGGCAGGCGGTTTTTCCCTGAATGAACAGAGTGCCAGCGCCATGGGCACCGCCAACGCGGGTGCCGCTGCCAACCCCGAGAATGCCACCACGGTGCTGTTCAATCCCGCCGGCATGAGTCAGCTGTCTGGCACCAACATTTCGTTTGGTGCAGCGGTTCTGGATATTGATGCCGAGGCCCGGGAAAACACCATCTCTGCCACGCGGCAAAACCCGGCGGTTCCTGTGCAGCCAGCGACAACCGGGGGCGACATTGCCGACCCGGCCGTGCTCCCCAATTTCTACCTCACCCACGAAGTCAGCGACACTATTGATGTCGGCTTTGGTATTCACGCGCCTTACGGTCTGGCTGCAGACTACGACGACGGTTTTGCCGGCCGGTTCTTTGCAGACAAGACCGAATTGACGGCCATTGCCTTCACGCCTTCAATCTCCGTCAGCAACGGTAACGGACTGTCGATGGGCGCAGGGATCAACCTGATCTATGCCGAAGGTCGACTCACCCGATACCAGGACCTGAGTGGCATTGCGGGCCCCGCCGCGCTCGCGTTGGACGAGCCGTATGCCGATATCGAAGGCGATGACATTGGCGCGACCTTCCGGGTGGGTTTTCTGTACGAGATCTCAGAGATGACCCAGATTGGTCTGAGTGCGCAGACCGGCACCGAACTGGATCTCAAAGGCGACGCTACCATCTCCGATTTTCCCGTGCTGAGTTCTCCGGGCCAGACCACCACGCTCACAGAAAAGGTCCGAGTGCCCCTGGCGATTCCCGAGAGCGCAACCCTGGGTCTGCGCCACCGCTTCAACGATGAGTTTACCGTTCTGGCTGGCGCCACTTACGCAAAATGGAGCCGCTTTGAAGAGCTGGATATCATCAGCCGTCGGGAGTCGCCGGGTGAAGTGTCTTCGGTTTCCGGGTATCCCTATATCAACCACGTCACCGAGAAGTGGCAGAACACCTGGCAGTTCAACTTAGGCGGCATCTGGCAGGCAACCCCGGAGTGGGCGCTGAAAGCCGGTTATGCCTGGGATGAATCGCCGGTGAACGAGCAGTACGTGACGGCGCGGATTCCCTCAGAGGACCGCCACTGGCTGACCCTCGGCGCTCAGTGGAAAGATGTCAGCACCGGCTGGACCGTTGATGCGGCCGTCGGCACCCTGCTGTTTTCCGGAGATGCCGACGTTGATGACCGGGAATACACCCACCAGAACCCCACACAGCCAGCCACGCCCGCCCGTTACCAGGGCAGCTACGACCTGAGCGCCCTGAGTGCGGCGGTTGAAGTCAGCAAGGCATTTTGA
- a CDS encoding type IV pilus twitching motility protein PilT: protein MDITELLAFSAKQGASDLHLSAGLPPMIRVDGDVRRINLPPMEHKEVHGLIYDIMNDKQRKDYEEFLETDFSFEVPGVARFRVNAFNQNRGAGAVFRTIPSKVLTMEDLGMGQVFKDISSVPRGLVLVTGPTGSGKSTTLAAMMDYINDTRYEHILTIEDPIEFVHDSKKCLVNQREVHRDTLGFNEALRSALREDPDIILVGELRDLETIRLALTAAETGHLVFGTLHTTSAAKTIDRVVDVFPAEEKSMVRSMLSESLQAVISQTLMKKMGGGRIAAHEIMIGTSAIRNLIREDKIAQMYSSIQTGGSLGMQTLDQCLERLLQKGLISREAARAKAKMPDNF, encoded by the coding sequence ATGGATATTACTGAACTGCTTGCCTTCTCGGCGAAACAGGGCGCGTCTGACTTGCACCTGTCCGCCGGCCTGCCCCCGATGATTCGTGTGGATGGTGATGTGCGCCGCATCAACCTCCCGCCCATGGAGCATAAAGAAGTCCACGGGCTGATCTACGACATCATGAATGACAAGCAGCGGAAGGATTACGAGGAGTTTCTGGAGACCGACTTCTCGTTCGAAGTGCCCGGCGTTGCCCGTTTCCGTGTGAATGCATTTAACCAGAACCGGGGCGCGGGCGCCGTGTTCCGGACCATCCCCTCCAAGGTTCTGACCATGGAAGACCTCGGTATGGGGCAGGTGTTCAAGGACATCTCCTCGGTGCCCCGGGGCCTGGTGCTGGTAACGGGCCCCACCGGTTCCGGTAAGTCCACCACCCTGGCGGCGATGATGGACTACATCAACGACACCCGGTACGAGCACATCCTCACCATTGAGGACCCCATCGAATTCGTTCACGACTCCAAGAAGTGCCTGGTCAACCAGCGGGAAGTGCACCGGGACACTCTGGGCTTTAATGAAGCCCTGCGTTCCGCTCTGCGGGAAGACCCGGACATCATTCTGGTGGGCGAGCTCCGGGACCTGGAAACCATTCGCCTGGCGCTGACCGCCGCCGAAACCGGCCACCTGGTTTTTGGCACCCTGCACACCACCTCTGCGGCCAAGACCATCGACCGGGTGGTGGATGTGTTCCCGGCCGAGGAAAAATCCATGGTGCGTTCGATGCTGTCTGAATCCCTTCAGGCGGTTATTTCCCAGACCCTGATGAAGAAAATGGGCGGCGGGCGGATTGCGGCCCACGAGATCATGATCGGCACCTCTGCGATCCGGAACCTGATCCGGGAAGACAAGATTGCGCAGATGTACTCGTCGATCCAGACCGGTGGTTCCCTGGGCATGCAGACCCTCGACCAGTGCCTGGAGCGGCTGCTGCAGAAGGGGCTGATTTCTCGGGAAGCGGCGCGGGCCAAGGCCAAGATGCCTGATAACTTTTAA
- a CDS encoding YggS family pyridoxal phosphate-dependent enzyme, which produces MSSIADNIGSVTRRIQKATLQAGRSPGSVRLLAVSKTRPAEDLREAFAAGQVAFGENYVQEALEKQEALADLPDMEWHFIGPIQSNKTRQIASSFDWVHSVDRLKIARRLNDQRGDTLPPLNICLQVNINEEESKSGCRVDQLPGLVEAVGELPNLRLRGLMAIPDPSQPEAELRASFRKLANTLKALKGDHPDAGPLDTLSMGMSGDLELAIAEGATWVRVGTALFGERPAKS; this is translated from the coding sequence ATGAGCAGCATAGCAGACAACATCGGGAGCGTAACCCGACGCATACAAAAAGCAACATTGCAGGCGGGCCGCTCGCCGGGCTCGGTGCGGCTGCTCGCGGTCAGCAAGACCCGGCCCGCCGAAGACCTGCGTGAGGCATTCGCCGCCGGGCAGGTAGCGTTCGGGGAAAACTATGTTCAGGAGGCCCTCGAAAAACAGGAGGCCCTCGCCGACCTACCCGACATGGAATGGCACTTCATCGGCCCCATCCAGTCCAACAAGACCCGCCAGATTGCGTCATCGTTCGATTGGGTCCACAGTGTCGATCGCCTGAAAATCGCCCGCAGGCTCAATGACCAGCGGGGTGACACCCTACCCCCGTTGAATATCTGCCTGCAGGTCAATATTAATGAAGAAGAGAGCAAGTCCGGGTGTCGGGTTGACCAACTGCCCGGACTGGTCGAAGCCGTCGGCGAACTGCCCAACCTCAGGCTCCGTGGTCTGATGGCCATCCCGGACCCGTCGCAACCGGAGGCCGAATTGAGGGCGAGCTTCCGCAAGCTGGCCAACACCCTGAAAGCATTGAAAGGCGACCACCCCGACGCCGGGCCACTGGACACCTTGTCCATGGGCATGTCGGGGGATCTGGAGCTGGCGATCGCCGAGGGAGCAACCTGGGTGCGCGTGGGCACCGCACTGTTCGGCGAACGCCCGGCGAAGAGCTGA
- a CDS encoding dynamin family protein, which produces MNQQGTLSQQVEAYHNWKKELIRQIGRYRLWLQDNDLFSDDVSTRIRHGLELLIEDELTIAFVGEYSRGKTELINALFFSEYGQRMLPSQAGRTTMCPTELFFDRSANENYLLLLPIETRTGELSLQQLRKQPERWVKHELDERDPEIMREVLAEVARVKSVSPEEARGLGFDEGMLEHDRNNPGNVLVPAWRNAQISIRHPLFERGLRILDTPGLNALGSEPELTISMLPRAHAVIFVLSADTGVTASDMTIWKEHIDTQHADHRAGRFAVLNKIDVLWDDLQGERHTQEAIDRVRSYTADHLGMRQHDVIPVSAKQGLLARVRKDETLFDKSNVGQLEQLIIQRILMHKEQLITQSLINDLLGMLQNSQAAMQYRLESLEEELQACSGVTMDKAALSRLAERAQKDYDFYYKKLITLRSSRRLMDSQGDMLKKLVSEERFENHAERVRASMSKSWTTAGMNRAMDQFFELLESDLTNLLSEGHLAEKMVGAIYRRYNEDSRARHLEPIPLRAGRHVIAIRELRKKARRFRISPKNLLTEQSVLVRRFFNVMVSETRTLHARVRQDVERWPSEALLPIMQYSMEQKQLLEHQIRRLRDMVRNDRDSRAERQRLNNTIADLRRQLELADAMQRQIRKPAPTLIQQKVVNISGAV; this is translated from the coding sequence ATGAATCAACAGGGAACTCTGTCGCAGCAGGTAGAGGCTTATCACAACTGGAAGAAAGAGCTGATCCGGCAGATTGGCCGCTACCGGTTGTGGCTGCAGGATAACGATCTGTTCTCCGACGATGTCAGCACCCGTATCCGCCACGGGCTGGAACTGCTGATTGAGGACGAGTTGACCATCGCCTTCGTGGGGGAATACTCCCGCGGCAAGACCGAGCTGATCAACGCTTTGTTTTTCTCGGAATACGGCCAGCGCATGCTGCCCTCCCAGGCGGGGCGTACCACCATGTGCCCCACCGAGCTCTTCTTCGATCGCAGCGCCAACGAAAACTACCTGCTATTGCTGCCCATTGAGACCCGCACCGGCGAACTCTCGCTGCAGCAATTGCGCAAGCAGCCGGAACGCTGGGTGAAGCACGAGCTCGACGAACGCGATCCGGAAATCATGCGCGAGGTGCTTGCGGAAGTGGCCCGGGTAAAGAGCGTGTCGCCGGAGGAAGCGCGGGGACTCGGCTTCGACGAAGGCATGCTCGAGCACGACCGCAACAATCCGGGCAACGTTCTGGTACCGGCCTGGCGCAACGCCCAGATCAGCATCCGACACCCGCTGTTCGAGCGTGGACTGCGTATTCTCGATACCCCGGGTCTGAACGCCCTCGGTTCGGAGCCCGAGCTGACCATCAGCATGCTGCCCCGGGCCCATGCCGTGATCTTTGTGCTCAGCGCCGACACCGGCGTGACCGCCAGCGACATGACCATCTGGAAAGAGCACATCGACACCCAGCACGCGGATCATCGGGCTGGCCGTTTTGCCGTGCTGAACAAGATCGACGTGCTCTGGGACGACCTCCAGGGCGAACGCCATACCCAGGAAGCCATCGACCGGGTTCGCAGCTACACCGCCGATCACCTGGGCATGCGCCAGCATGATGTCATTCCGGTCTCTGCCAAGCAGGGGCTGCTGGCCCGCGTGCGCAAGGACGAGACGCTGTTCGACAAATCCAATGTCGGCCAGCTTGAGCAGTTGATCATTCAGCGCATCCTGATGCACAAGGAACAGTTGATCACCCAGAGCCTGATCAACGATCTGCTGGGCATGCTGCAGAACAGTCAGGCGGCCATGCAATATCGACTGGAATCCCTCGAGGAGGAACTCCAGGCCTGCTCCGGAGTGACCATGGACAAGGCTGCTCTGAGCCGCCTTGCCGAGCGGGCACAGAAGGATTACGACTTTTACTACAAGAAGCTGATCACCCTGCGCTCCAGCCGTCGCCTGATGGACTCCCAGGGCGACATGCTGAAAAAACTGGTCAGCGAGGAGCGTTTCGAAAATCACGCCGAGCGGGTGCGGGCCAGCATGTCCAAGAGCTGGACCACCGCGGGCATGAACCGCGCCATGGACCAGTTCTTCGAGCTGCTGGAAAGCGATCTGACCAACCTGCTCAGTGAAGGCCACCTGGCGGAGAAAATGGTGGGCGCCATTTACCGACGCTACAACGAGGACAGTCGCGCCCGGCACCTGGAGCCCATTCCCCTGCGCGCCGGCCGGCATGTGATCGCCATACGGGAACTGCGCAAGAAGGCCCGTCGCTTTCGGATCAGCCCGAAAAACCTGCTCACCGAGCAGTCGGTGCTGGTGCGACGCTTCTTCAACGTGATGGTGAGCGAGACCCGCACCCTCCACGCCCGGGTACGCCAGGACGTGGAGCGCTGGCCCTCAGAGGCCCTGCTTCCCATCATGCAGTACTCCATGGAACAGAAGCAGCTGCTGGAACACCAGATTCGCCGTCTGAGGGATATGGTTCGCAACGACAGGGACAGCCGGGCAGAACGCCAGCGACTCAACAACACCATCGCCGATCTGCGCCGACAGCTTGAGCTGGCCGATGCCATGCAACGCCAGATCCGCAAGCCGGCCCCCACCCTGATCCAGCAAAAAGTGGTGAATATCTCCGGGGCGGTCTGA
- the polA gene encoding DNA polymerase I, giving the protein MTSKNTPPVVLVDGSSYLFRAYHALPPLTTSKDHPTGAIKGVISMIRRLEQDFPGSKMVVVFDAKGKTFRHEMYEEYKANRPPMPEDLACQIEPIHEIVKAMGLPLLTVSGVEADDVIGTLANEATSKGIDVVVSTGDKDMAQLVSDHVTLINTMTETRMDRDGVVEKFGVTPEQIIDYLALVGDKVDNIPGVNKCGPKTAVKWLQTYDNLDNLIEHADEIKGKIGEYLREATDSLPLSRELATIRTDVELDFGLEDLKLREQDDDQLLELFREYEFKTWIAELENGEGNPGNASHPENRQESSQKAGSSSGQNSGNSSGSRNYSVVTDQKTLDSWLKRLKDADLFAFDTETTSLRYIDAEIVGVSFAIEPGEAAYVPLAHDYMGAPEQLDRDEVLKQLKPLLENPKLAKVGQNLKYDKNVLANHGINLEGIAEDTMLESYVLNSVATRHDMDSLAMYYLNEKTISYESIAGKGAKQLTFNQIELEQAAPYAAEDADITLRLHETLKPRLEETGKLASVYREIDLPLVPVLSRMEQRGTLINASTLRQHSQELAERMAELEKEAHEVAGETFNLGSTKQLQALFYDKLGLPVIKKTPKGAPSTAEPVLQELAHEHELPRLILEHRSLSKLKSTYTDTLPELIHHRTGRVHTSYHQAVTATGRLSSSEPNLQNIPIRSEQGRRIRQAFIAPEGFKLVAADYSQIELRIMAHLSGDKGLLKAFEKGEDIHKATAAEVFGVSLDEVSADQRRSAKAINFGLIYGMSAFGLSRQLDVERKLAQQYIDRYFERYPGVLKYMDNIRKQAHDDGFVETLFGRRLYLPEINARNKQMQQAAERTAINAPMQGTAADIIKRAMVEVENWLLREHADDARMTMQVHDELILEVRESALDKIRDGLVQRMSAAADLHVPLLVEAGAGDNWDEAH; this is encoded by the coding sequence ATGACCAGCAAAAACACTCCCCCTGTGGTTCTTGTGGACGGATCGTCCTATCTTTTCCGCGCTTATCACGCACTGCCACCGCTGACCACAAGCAAGGACCACCCCACCGGCGCCATCAAGGGGGTAATCAGCATGATCCGCCGCCTGGAGCAGGATTTTCCCGGCTCCAAGATGGTGGTGGTGTTCGACGCCAAGGGCAAAACCTTCCGTCATGAGATGTACGAGGAGTACAAGGCCAACCGTCCGCCGATGCCGGAGGATCTGGCCTGTCAGATCGAACCAATCCACGAGATCGTAAAGGCCATGGGACTCCCGCTACTGACCGTCAGTGGCGTTGAAGCCGACGACGTGATCGGCACCCTGGCCAACGAGGCCACCAGCAAGGGTATCGACGTCGTGGTGTCTACCGGCGACAAGGACATGGCACAGCTGGTCAGCGATCACGTCACCCTGATCAATACCATGACCGAAACCCGTATGGACCGGGACGGGGTGGTGGAAAAGTTCGGCGTCACCCCCGAGCAGATCATCGATTACCTGGCCCTGGTGGGCGACAAGGTGGACAACATTCCGGGGGTCAACAAATGCGGCCCGAAAACCGCTGTAAAGTGGCTGCAGACCTACGACAACCTGGACAACCTGATCGAGCATGCCGATGAGATCAAGGGCAAGATCGGGGAATACCTCCGGGAGGCCACCGATTCCCTGCCCCTGAGCCGGGAGCTGGCCACCATCCGCACCGATGTCGAGCTGGATTTTGGCCTGGAGGATCTCAAGCTTCGGGAACAGGACGATGACCAGTTGCTTGAGCTGTTCCGGGAATACGAGTTCAAGACCTGGATAGCGGAACTGGAAAACGGCGAGGGCAATCCGGGCAACGCCAGTCATCCCGAAAACAGGCAGGAGTCCAGCCAGAAAGCGGGTTCCAGCTCCGGGCAGAACAGCGGTAACTCATCCGGCTCCCGCAACTACAGCGTGGTGACCGATCAGAAAACCCTGGATAGCTGGCTCAAGAGGCTGAAGGACGCCGACCTGTTTGCCTTCGACACCGAGACCACCAGCCTGCGCTACATTGATGCCGAGATCGTGGGTGTGTCCTTTGCCATCGAGCCGGGCGAAGCAGCCTATGTGCCTCTGGCTCACGATTACATGGGCGCTCCCGAACAGCTGGACCGGGATGAGGTCCTCAAACAGCTCAAGCCGTTGCTGGAAAACCCGAAACTCGCCAAGGTGGGACAAAACCTCAAATACGACAAGAACGTGCTCGCCAACCACGGCATCAACCTGGAAGGCATTGCCGAGGACACCATGCTCGAGTCCTACGTGCTGAACTCCGTGGCCACCCGCCACGACATGGACAGCCTGGCAATGTATTACCTGAACGAGAAAACCATCAGCTACGAGTCGATCGCGGGCAAGGGCGCCAAGCAACTGACCTTCAACCAGATCGAGCTGGAACAGGCCGCGCCCTACGCCGCAGAAGACGCCGACATCACCCTGCGGCTGCACGAGACCCTGAAGCCCAGGCTCGAAGAGACCGGCAAACTGGCCTCGGTGTACCGCGAGATCGACCTGCCACTGGTGCCGGTGCTTTCTCGTATGGAGCAACGCGGCACCCTGATCAACGCCAGCACCCTGCGCCAACACAGCCAGGAACTGGCCGAGCGCATGGCGGAACTGGAGAAAGAGGCTCACGAAGTGGCTGGTGAGACGTTCAACCTGGGCTCCACCAAGCAATTACAGGCGCTTTTCTACGACAAGCTTGGCCTGCCGGTGATCAAGAAAACCCCGAAAGGGGCCCCGTCCACGGCCGAGCCGGTGCTGCAGGAACTGGCCCACGAACATGAGCTGCCACGCCTGATTCTGGAACACCGGAGCCTGAGCAAGCTCAAGTCGACCTACACCGACACCCTGCCGGAGCTGATTCACCATCGAACCGGCCGCGTGCACACCTCGTATCATCAGGCGGTCACGGCCACCGGCCGGCTGTCCTCGTCGGAACCCAACCTGCAGAACATTCCCATCCGCAGTGAACAGGGGCGGCGCATCCGCCAGGCGTTCATCGCGCCGGAGGGCTTCAAACTGGTGGCGGCGGATTACTCCCAGATCGAGCTGCGGATCATGGCCCACCTGTCCGGCGACAAAGGACTGTTGAAGGCGTTCGAGAAAGGCGAGGACATTCACAAGGCCACGGCCGCCGAAGTCTTTGGCGTGAGCCTGGACGAGGTCTCCGCCGATCAGCGGCGCAGTGCCAAGGCCATCAACTTCGGCCTGATCTACGGAATGTCGGCCTTTGGCCTGTCCCGCCAGCTGGATGTGGAGCGTAAGCTGGCCCAGCAATACATCGACCGTTATTTCGAACGCTACCCCGGCGTGCTCAAATACATGGACAACATCCGCAAACAGGCCCACGACGACGGCTTCGTGGAAACCCTCTTTGGCCGGCGCCTGTACCTGCCCGAGATCAACGCCCGCAACAAGCAGATGCAGCAGGCGGCGGAGCGCACCGCCATCAACGCGCCCATGCAGGGTACGGCGGCTGACATCATCAAACGCGCCATGGTAGAGGTGGAAAACTGGCTCCTGCGCGAGCACGCGGACGACGCCCGCATGACCATGCAGGTGCACGACGAACTGATCCTCGAGGTCCGGGAATCAGCCCTCGACAAGATTCGTGACGGCCTGGTGCAACGCATGTCGGCAGCCGCCGATCTGCATGTCCCCCTGCTTGTGGAAGCCGGTGCCGGCGACAACTGGGACGAAGCCCATTAG
- the proC gene encoding pyrroline-5-carboxylate reductase translates to MSTSPTISFIGAGNMASAIIGGMLDNGYKAGNIWVSAPDDAHLQTIRKRFGVSVTTDNRYCAQQADMVVLAVKPQVMADVCRDIAPVVQNTRPLMVSIAAGLTADTLDGWLGGGLPLVRVMPNTPSLVGKGAAGLFANKDVKDKQKKMVESVFESIGSALWVEDENLLHGVTALSGSGPAYFFLMLEALEEAATDAGIAADTARELAIQTMAGAAEMAARSEHDPGQLKRNVMSPGGTTEQAINTFEDGGMRDLVRKAYKAAFKRSEEMAKELAGKQ, encoded by the coding sequence TTGAGCACATCACCAACCATTTCGTTCATTGGTGCCGGCAACATGGCCAGCGCCATCATTGGCGGTATGCTGGATAACGGCTACAAAGCCGGCAACATCTGGGTCAGCGCACCGGACGACGCGCACCTGCAGACCATTCGCAAGCGCTTCGGGGTGAGTGTTACCACCGACAACCGCTACTGCGCCCAACAGGCCGACATGGTGGTGCTCGCGGTTAAGCCCCAGGTGATGGCGGATGTCTGTCGCGACATCGCGCCGGTGGTGCAGAACACGCGTCCGCTGATGGTCTCCATTGCTGCCGGCCTGACTGCCGATACGCTCGACGGCTGGCTCGGCGGCGGCTTGCCGTTGGTTCGCGTCATGCCGAACACCCCCTCGCTGGTAGGCAAAGGCGCAGCAGGACTCTTCGCCAACAAAGACGTAAAGGACAAGCAGAAGAAGATGGTGGAGTCGGTCTTCGAAAGCATTGGCTCCGCCCTGTGGGTCGAGGACGAGAATCTGCTGCATGGCGTCACCGCCCTGTCCGGCAGTGGACCGGCCTATTTCTTCCTGATGCTCGAAGCACTCGAAGAGGCCGCGACCGACGCTGGCATCGCCGCCGATACCGCCCGGGAACTGGCCATCCAGACCATGGCCGGCGCCGCCGAAATGGCGGCTCGCAGCGAACACGATCCGGGCCAGCTCAAGCGCAACGTGATGTCTCCCGGCGGCACCACCGAACAGGCCATCAACACGTTTGAAGACGGCGGCATGCGCGATCTGGTGCGCAAGGCGTACAAAGCCGCCTTCAAGCGCTCGGAAGAAATGGCCAAAGAACTGGCCGGCAAACAGTAA
- a CDS encoding YggT family protein: protein MLADILITILLIASTFYMTIVLLRFLLQLARADFYNPISQFVVKATNPPLRPLRRFIPGWGGIDGASLVLAVVIQAITFFLILVALNGGIPSVNPVTLLVWAVLNVLDLIVKIYFWSVIAIVVVSWIAPQSGHPAIQLVAQITEPVMRPVRNIMPSMGGLDLSPIIVFLILNVISVVIDHMKLAAGLGSIGLGL from the coding sequence ATGCTGGCAGACATTCTGATTACGATCCTGCTGATCGCATCCACCTTCTACATGACCATCGTGCTGTTGCGCTTCCTGCTGCAGTTGGCCCGGGCTGACTTCTACAACCCGATCTCCCAGTTCGTGGTAAAGGCCACCAACCCGCCGCTGCGCCCTCTGCGCCGTTTCATACCCGGCTGGGGCGGCATCGACGGCGCCTCACTGGTACTGGCTGTGGTCATACAGGCCATCACCTTCTTCCTGATCCTGGTGGCGCTGAACGGCGGCATTCCTTCGGTTAATCCCGTCACGCTGCTGGTGTGGGCCGTGCTCAACGTGCTGGATCTGATTGTGAAGATCTATTTCTGGTCGGTAATCGCCATCGTGGTGGTGAGCTGGATTGCGCCCCAGAGCGGGCACCCGGCGATTCAGCTGGTGGCGCAGATTACCGAGCCGGTCATGCGCCCGGTCCGCAACATCATGCCCTCCATGGGTGGCCTGGACCTGTCGCCGATCATTGTATTCCTGATCCTGAACGTCATTTCCGTGGTTATTGACCACATGAAACTGGCCGCGGGTCTCGGCTCCATCGGTCTGGGACTGTAA
- a CDS encoding DUF2782 domain-containing protein — MKRIACPALLLASLPLAALAQDSGALDETPVATPKEPVVISDYQPASEGPQIVIRPGENEVFYEYRVNGQLMEIKVVPEVGAEYYLVPADGGGWIRETESDMLVPSWVIFRW, encoded by the coding sequence ATGAAACGAATCGCCTGCCCGGCTCTGTTGCTCGCCAGCCTGCCTCTGGCCGCGCTCGCCCAGGACTCCGGCGCGCTGGATGAGACGCCTGTGGCAACGCCGAAGGAACCGGTGGTGATTTCGGACTACCAGCCGGCCAGTGAGGGCCCGCAGATCGTGATTCGGCCCGGGGAGAATGAAGTCTTCTATGAATACCGGGTCAACGGCCAGCTCATGGAAATCAAGGTGGTGCCCGAAGTAGGGGCGGAATACTATCTGGTGCCGGCGGACGGCGGCGGCTGGATCCGGGAAACCGAGTCCGACATGCTGGTGCCGAGCTGGGTCATTTTCCGCTGGTAG